The Phaseolus vulgaris cultivar G19833 chromosome 5, P. vulgaris v2.0, whole genome shotgun sequence genomic interval TTATGCATGTATTAGAAATGAGAAGATATTAAATATCAACTAAAACCTGATATGCTAAAATCACACGCATATAATATTTGTAGCAATTAtaaatacactacaagaaaatcatgaaatataaaccaatttttagaatccaaaataattagtcataatagtaattaaattagatatcattttagaaagtaaaaaaaaaatggtttctaaattagtttctattattgttaaatagtttttaaattagtttctattattgttaaatagtttataaattagtatctaattaacaaccaaagttttaactaccaattatttagtttctaaatttggtagaaaaaccctagttgttaattagataccaatttaaaaactatctaactataatataaactaatttagaaaccagtcattttttaagtttctaaaatggtctataatttagtttctattacaactaattattttgatttttaaaatttgatttctatttcatgattttattgtaataataaCTAGTTTCTAGTCCAATTTAAGGGataaaaataggaaaaatgacataaaattaaataaaatgttagacatataagtttaaaaaagttatatagtttaaaactattttatttgaatatggataaaaatattttacatttatctCAAATAGGTTTTATaagataatttaatatatatatatattagtttataattattaaatcataaaCTGAAAAAACGTGCATGCTTACGTGTGACGCAAACGTAGGTATGGTATAACGTCAATGCAATAATAGAATATGATATATATTCTTACAAACGACAACTCGAATAAGTTTGACATTTACTTTATACCCCACgtgaaaattaaattcattttccgttaattaatagtttttttttataaatattatatgtttatcaagttttttcatgtaaaataaacaaataaatattattttttattactattatggAATAAAgcttaaaatattaatgtataCAAAACAtgttaattataaaatagatgTATTGACCAAAATATATCAATAcgtattttatataatttattaacaaaattatatggaaaatatatatttgtctAATATTACTACTAGAAGAGAATATGTACCAATAAATACAATCATAAAAAAGATCAAAACAATCTATcaattattgaaaattaaattaatcttaaaaaaatgtatattaaaGTGTCTTGTAGTAAGAGATTAATAATTTTCATGCATATAGATATGTAGTGAATCTAAGCATAATCTAATACtagataaatattaatatataaatatgttgtgtaatatttgtattaaatatgttttactatatataaatatttaaatttaaaactttgaTCAATAATAGATCCAAGACTCGATAATTAAAGTAATTTCATCAATCAATACTTATACACTTAtaatacacacacaaaaaactCTCTCATAATTTATCACTGTTTATCACTCTACGTGACTTAAATTATTAGTAAAGTAAAgataaattttgttatattgCAGATTCATTTACATAATAATCATATCATATCATCCTtacttacaaaattattttttcctttaataaaaatcataaaaaaataacaaattattgTCTTACTCTTTTGTACAAGAAAACTTTAACTTAAGCAAAATATTGTTGTTTAAGTAAGAAAAATCCACAATAATAAGTCTTTATatctatgttttattttatcttatgtGAGTTATatttaagtgaaaaaaaaacagagtatattaaaaaatataaaactttctataatctataaaataaatctaaaatagttcacaacattttcaataaaagaacatacataattgtatatttatttttacatatataacATTCACAACTGCTTTTATGACTCAAAATAATACCTTCAAATTCCaaatagttattaaaaaaaaagagcaaACTAATCTATTTAAGTTTTATCAACTTATCAACTTCATCAAATTTTACTTATAATATCCATATCAAATTAATAACCATATCTAAATGATCTACTTCCAAAATTTATATCCCTAAACTAAAAAACAACATATATTATCATTTAAAGTCAAATTTGTTTAATCAAATACCAATTCAACTCTATAACAATATACTTTAACTTCTACCAAAATTCTAactcaactaaaataaataaataaataaattgacaCTCTTACTTAGAAGTTTGcttgaaatagaaaaaaaaataccaaacaACTAAAACTCTAAGAACCAAACACATGTATAAGTTTCAACTTTaaatagaacaaaaataaaattttaaaggtATTGTAGCAGTTAGTAAAGATTTTCAATTAACAAAggaatacatatatatatataatcatatgcaaattaaattaaaagatacataataaaaataaacttattttattttaaaattcaatccaatgaatatattttttgttttgctaCCGTTTAAATAATACGATCTTATATGAAAGAGATGAAAGTTGGAATTagaatcaaagaaaaaaaaagaattaaagagAGAAAGGGAAaacatataatttgttttttataaaaataaaagggaaaaggagagaaaaaataagaaaaaaaatgaacgGATCTCTGAGTTGACGAGTcttagggtgtgtttggattagagggtgtgagggagtggaaagttgagagTGAGTgagagtggaagtgtgaagaaagttgatgttgtttggattggggtatgttagaatgaatatgtgaagaaagtttattgagatgtgtgagtgatgtgataattgtaagaatattataaattattttgaatagtaaagtttgtaagattacaattttacccttgtatataaataaaataaaataatgattaatcctatttcatattttagttaattataatttaaaattaaagtatatttttattatttaacattttattaattaaaatttattttttatttaagttaatttatttacataattttaatattatatgtgaatttttaaattatgttatgttatatatagaaatatataaaaaaattaattaagtattttagatgattaatattatttattattatataaatttattttttataaataattatatatatatattttattattaatatttaatacaaatagaataaaataaaaataataataattattattattctttattaaaattatttgatttgcatttattattattattattttataaattaattttaaatcttattattattttaatatttatattattagtattaataatactttacattattattattattatttatttgggTATACacagtttattttaaaaaattaaatgattttaattagCTTTTGTGGGTAAAAATGTAATTTAGAGATGTCTAGCTGACTTTCTCTTCTCCCCTTCAGCTTTCTCTTCATCAATGAGAAGTTCAAAAATTCATCCAACTTCCCTTCTCCCTCCTCCATCAGTGGAAGCAAACGTGAAAAACCTCCTCATTTCTGTCGTCGTGCACAGTACTCATGCGGAACCAAACACAACCTTAAAGTTCAAACATCACTTAAatgttatcattattattttattaaagtaaaccaaattaatcaaaattttaaaataaataattaaaaaaatgggagacaaaaataaactagagataatataaaataatcaaagGTACAATCTAGCTAGAGAAAACAACATTAGAAACATAATACCATAACTTTACaatactaaataaaaataagttttattgGTGGTTAACATTTGAatcacataaaaatataaacaaatacaTTATGATACTAATAATACaccttaatatttattattaataaaataatttaagaaaatcaaAGTATTAGgttaattttttatgatttttttaaaaacatataaaaactcATAGAATCATCAATAATCAAAGAACAATAAGCGGAATTAAACTCTAACCCacgttattatatatatgtatatatttatttatttttattttatttgctcTAGTTCAAGTTTTTTCCAGATTCTAACTTATATAAATTGTGATTTTGATCtcaatttgatttttaagtAAGGTTAAACTATTAATCTCCcaatcaaaatttaaaagagaattgaaaaaatgataattcgttgcacatatatttaaaatagataatcagaattaataaaagaatgaagatatatttaaaatgtttatgaCTCCGACTCACTCTATGAAACTCTTAACATATATGTTTTGACATATTAAATATGGAATAATTGAATCTTTATACATGTTGTAATTGTTAATTTGATGTGGCAGCTAAAAGTATtagtaatttaattatattagaaTTGGGGTAAGTGTGAGAAAAGGAAGTTTGAATTTAAAAGGAGGGTAGACTCCAAATCCATCAACATTCACGCCACAACACAAACCAATCACTTCTCACCAAAATTCAACAACTTGCTTCATTAATTAATCCCTAAGACtacatttataaaattgaaacacTTCTTTTTAAATAGCGTGTCTCTTATATTGGATATCGACATTCGTAGGACATTTATAAAACACGTATATGTGAAgtgtctaatttaaaaaatatttgttgaatttctgacaattctagtacgattctaacataattttaaaaataaaaaatacattaattttttaaaaattcaaatttattgtataaatttttattatgattataaaaataagaaacaaatctttttgaactagtcatgaaaaacacttttttactaaaaaaaaaaatctgaaacatacattttagatattatatgtATCTTCGTGTCTAAAAATAATTCCATTTCGAACAAAATATAAACAACAACATATCATTTATTGAAATCATCTCACCTTTTTAATGTATGCtgtattgttttttaatatatttgttaaaaaataattcaattcttattcaaaatgatatattatcatatttattatcataattaGAATTTTAAACCACTATCTTAACAGAAACCATTAGCGCACTCTGAGAACGTTGGTTGAAAATGGTACGTTGAATCACAAACATATattaaatcataaataatattttgataataattatgattattctaaaaatttcaatatttaataGATTAGTTGGTTGAAACCCAATGACCATTATTAAACTcttactataataataaataataaataataataataataataaataataataataaaaaaagggaAAATTTCAATGCAGAACTCCTTCTATATAATCGCCACCAAAACAAATGTCttattctctctctttctcttcgtCTTCTCTCAAACACTGTTTCAAAGTCCAAACACATTCTCTCTCTTTCCATGGCATTCAACAATGGCGTCCCTGCCACCGGCTCCGGCCTCATCGCCAGTTTCGGCGAGATGCTCATCGACTTCGTTCCCACCGTCTCCGGCGTCTCCCTGGCGGAGGCTCCGGGCTTCCTGAAGGCCCCCGGCGGCGCCCCCGCTAATGTCGCCATCGCCGTCGCGAGACTCGGCGGCAAGGCCGCCTTCGTTGGAAAACTCGGCGACGACGAGTTCGGCCACATGCTCGCCGGAATCCTGAAGGAGAACGGAGTCCGCGCCGATGGAATCACCTTCGATCAGGGCGCCCGCACCGCGCTGGCGTTCGTGACCCTACGCGCCGACGGAGAGCGTGAGTTCATGTTCTACCGAAACCCCAGCGCCGACATGCTCCTCAAACCCGAAGAACTCAACCTTGAACTCATCAGATCTGTATGCAACttttccctctctctctctgtttacTTTCTGGCAATTTTTTTCTTCGCCTTTTCCCGTAAAACCAAGTCTTTTGTTTTATGCGTCTGTTCATGATTGAGATGCGTGACCTGTGGAGAGAGACCGTGATGTCACGCGCATGGGAGTACACGTGGGCGTGAGTTTTGAGATGTTGCCACGTCAGGTTTGTGTGCAGTGGGGTCCATCACTAGATCTAGGATTCACGAGTAGGAGTCACCATCCTTTCGTTACGTTAAAGTTTTCGAAAATCGATCATTTTCTTTAATAGGAAATATCGCCGAACAACACCCAtaatggtggtggtggtgggtgGAGGTTGGTGGATTATGGCGGCACGTGAGTCACGTGCTAGATCCATTTGGAGATGGATCTGTTTCCTTTCGATCCAACAAAACAAATAAGTACTCTTGCgcaactcaattttttttttctttttcaattttctcaaatttttttttgtatgatttTTCTTTGCCGTTCGTGGTTGTGCACGCACTAGGATGAGTGTGGGATTTGTGTTGTTATCTGTTTGACTATTGCTAAGATCATTTTTTGTTGTGTTTCTTTAGTCTTCGTGCTGTCATGACCCATGCTGTGTTGGCTTTGACCAACATCTCCACGCGATTCAAGCCTTTatttattctcttttctttttctgattgTTTTCTTTGATTTAAGTAATTAATAGTATGGATTTTACTGTTTAAGGAAAATGTTTAGGACAATGAATTTGGTGTTTGATTGAATCCCGAAATGTAAGCAATGATCGGTGGAACTGTTAAAAGTGTATACATATTTAATTTCTGATTTCTATCATTATGAAAAAAGCAAAGTTTTTGAGATTGCATATGATTTTCTTGTTTATATAATGTAGACGGCAACATtctttatgaaaatataaaatgatgtcagtataatatttttgaaataatccAAAGGGTAAAACAACGgtgatttaattataatatatatattcattagCTTCTGAATGAGGGCTGTGACTGTGGGTCCATAGTTTACAATCTATGACAGCGAGTAAGgattataattacaaaaaaacaaataaaaaaagtgtatgaTTCAGTGCCTGCATCATGCGTGGTAGATTGAAATCAATTATGTAGTGATGTAGGTTATTGATAATTGTAAAAGTGATTTAGCATATAGCAGAGTGAGATAGGTGGGTGTCTAACTGAAACTTGACATGGCAGGCTAAAGTTTTCCATTACGGATCAATTAGTTTGATCGTGGAGCCATGCAGATCAGCACACTTGAAGGCAATGGAAGTTGCCAGAGAAGCTGGCTGCCTGCTCTCCTATGACCCCAACCTCCGTCTCCCCTTGTGGCCCTCGGCCGATGAAGCTCGTAAGCAAATACTCAGCATATGggagaaggctgatttgatCAAGGTCAGTGATGTGGAGCTTGAGTTCCTCACAGGAAGTGACAAGATTGATGATGCTTCTGCTTTGTCATTGTGGCACCCCAATTTGAAGTTGCTCCTTGTCACTCTTGGAGAACAGGGTTCCAGATACTACACCAAGGTAAAAAATAACTTCACTTGAATTACCTGTTCCTTTTGTGTCTTTTACCTTTGTGTTGAATCTTGGATGCTTTAATGCTGTCACAGTATGGTAGATCCGTAGATGTTTGTTGGGTTTGCTGTGATGTGTCATGGTCATTCTGAATGCTTTGCAAGTAAGATAGGGTTGTAAACAAGTTGCTTTCAGGCTGGGCCGGGGCCACCACGTGTTTTTCTGCTTCTCATCATTCTTTCCCtcctttttatcaaaatatatcaACCTCTCTGTGCTTGCTTTATTCTCACTTGTTACGTCATTAAGGGTAGCTCTGCAATTTCCAGCCCACTTTTGGGAAtgattaaaatttgaatatccTGCAATAGAGAGCACATCAAAAGGGCTTGTTATTTGTCATGAGCCATTTCTCACCTACAAACTAAGATTGAACTGTGTGCGTTCAgttttttcattgtttttacCTTAAAACTGAAGAATTTGTTCAGGCAGGTATCTAATGTCTGCAGTAAGCGGGTCTCAATTTACAATAATTGTGCTGTCTCTTGAATGTCTTCTGTTGTGAAACACTAATGAGTTGTTAATTTTTGCGTAAACCAGAGTTTCAAAGGATCAGTAGATGCTTTTCATGTGAACACAGTTGATACAACTGGTGCCGGTGATTCCTTTGTTGGTGCTCTGTTGTCCAAGATTGTCGATGATCAGTCCATCCTTGAAGTGAGCGCTTAGCAACCACATCCCTTAAATAACTTACTTGATACTAATTTAAAGTGATAGATGTAATTGATCAATTTCTCACTTACTGATTGCAGGATGAACCAAGGTTAAGAGACGTACTAAAGTTTGCTAACGCATGTGGAGCAATTACAACTACCCAAAAGGGAGCAATTCCCGCCCTTCCCAAAGAGGAGGATGCACTCAAAATCATCGAAGGGGCATAGAATCTTTGGACAAAATACTCAATCATTTCGTTTTCTCCCCCCAATGTTTCTGTCGGATTTGCTTGCTATCAATTTACGAGGAAATGCCTCTTGATTTTCTTTAGTACTTTTTGTTTTTCCTCTTATGCACTGACGGCGAGATCATGGGTTTTCAGGTTTTGCCAAATAACGTTTTCTATCAAGTTTTGAGAATTAGCAATGAAATCAAATATTGAATCATAAGCTTGGCCCACAGTTGCAACTTAAACCGCCATTTACTTTAATCGCTTGCCTTGTTCAGTTCGAGTTTGCTATATTGTTCACGTCTTTACGCAGTTCAAAAGCATTAGTAACCCAGACAATAATCATCCACGGATGCATTCATCTTTTAAAAGGAATTTAAACCTGCCAATTCGTTTTACCATTACACCTAGGATTTGTTTGGTACATGacttattcttttaattttccagGAATTTAAAGTCCACGACGGGAAAGTGTTACAACTTTTTGGATATAAAGTAGTGTTATAGTGCGCCAAGTATAGTCGTGACAAATAATCATCACTCCATGTGCGTGAGGAGATCAATTTATTTCTTAGAGTGGACTTTGGTAAATGAAGTAAATGAATGCTTCCTGTACGATTTACAAAACATGCTCATTTGGTTCGAAACTCCTTGTAAATATGcccgaattatataatccatgTGGGAATGATCTATTCTCCAAGGAAGATATTTTCTGATGTTTCCTTTTGTTTGATTACTTAAATAAGTTCTATTAAGTACACCTCGCCCTGTACCTGGTGGGTTTCAACTCTATTCTGGCAGGTAGAGAAGACATCTATAAGACGATAGCTTGAGGATGACATTCACTAACCTCCATCTTTAACGACTTCCAAGCATTTGCACATCTTTCCCACTTAGCCTGTATGTGAGCCAGAAAAGCTTCTGCCCATTGTTCATTACTCCCTCTCATGCTTAGATCATAAGGCACTGAAAAACTGTTTCAAAGTGCTTAAAATGTTAGGATATCTCCCGATTGACTTAATATAACATTCGTATGACTCGAAATTCCATTCATTAACAGAAGACAACAGTGCGACCATGAAGGTGATCAAGACTTGTccaacataaaacaaaatattatatttgcgAGGGAGCTATGACCAGAACGTGAAGTTGAGAGGTGATTTAAGAGTGGAAAGTAATAATGTGTGCATGTTGTATAACACTATCACATTCTTCAGTGACAAGCTCTTTAGGGGGTTGGGAGATGCAAGACAATTATCAGCCCAAGGTATCAACCTAATTCCTGTATATTAGTTCTCAAATCTCAGGCCAGTAGCCATGGTGTAAAGTACAATATGCATCGCCAcctttttattgttaaaatcATTTGGCAAAAATTCGATTTTTCTCTATCTCAGCCGcatacatgaaataaaaaactCATCTTAAAAAAATCACGGGAATTGCAATACTCGGTACAATGGTCACTTTTTCCACCTTTTGCTTCCAAGCTAAAGCATCTTTTGTGTATACCAAAGTTTACAAAAATTTAAAGTAGAAAAGAGCCATCCAACACAAATGCCCTAGatcattgttattttttttggtaAAGTCAGGTCTCCTCCCCACACCTTTTGAATGTGGGACAAATTCCAGCTTGGGTCTTAGCTTGGCCCAGGTCACAATATGCTTTCAGTGGGTTTCAAATCTATACAATACAACTAAATCTACCCATATGGAGTTCAGTTTGTCACTAAAGCAATACCTCTAGATCGATTGCCAAAGCTTCTAATTTACTAAATGATATTCACAAATCCAAATGCAGTAATTACCTTAACAGCTCTTCAGCTTGGGTCCCTTTCTTGAGAGCACTATTCCTGCAACATCTCAAAACGAAGTATTTTAATAGTTAATCCAACATA includes:
- the LOC137835797 gene encoding fructokinase-2-like, coding for MAFNNGVPATGSGLIASFGEMLIDFVPTVSGVSLAEAPGFLKAPGGAPANVAIAVARLGGKAAFVGKLGDDEFGHMLAGILKENGVRADGITFDQGARTALAFVTLRADGEREFMFYRNPSADMLLKPEELNLELIRSAKVFHYGSISLIVEPCRSAHLKAMEVAREAGCLLSYDPNLRLPLWPSADEARKQILSIWEKADLIKVSDVELEFLTGSDKIDDASALSLWHPNLKLLLVTLGEQGSRYYTKSFKGSVDAFHVNTVDTTGAGDSFVGALLSKIVDDQSILEDEPRLRDVLKFANACGAITTTQKGAIPALPKEEDALKIIEGA